The region GTTTTGCCGCATCTGAGTGGGCGTGTAGAGGCGCGGGCGATCCGTGTGCCAACCGCCAGTGTCAGCGCAATTGACCTTACAATTCAAACAGATAAGCCAGTGAGTGCCCAAGCTGTGAACGCGGTTTTAAACACCGAAGCGGCGCGCGCAGGCATTTTAGGGTCTACCAAAAAACCCTTGGTTTCAACCGATTTGCGCATGCGCCCAGAATCCTTGGTGGTCTGCGAAAAAGAAACCTCGGTGTCTGTCGGCGGCCTTCTGCGAGTGTTTGGCTGGTATGACAATGAATGGGGATTTTCTTGCCGCATGCTCGACATGGCACGGCTAATGGCAAGCCGGTAGTGAAAAGCCCCGCGCGCGGCGGGGCCTTTGTTTTACTTACGTTTTTTCGGCGGCATCAGGTCGGTGATGGTGCCTTCAAACATTTCAGCGGCAAAGTTCACCGTTTCTGACAAGGTCGGGTGGGGGTGAATAGTATGGCCCAAATCCACCGCATCCGCGCCCATCTCGATGGCCAGGGCCACCTCGGCGATCAGATCCCCGGCGTTTGGCCCAACTATGCCCGCGCCAATCACGCGGTCACCGTCTTCGTCAAACAGCACTTTTGTTAAGCCCTCAGAGCGCCCCAATGACAAAGAGCGCCCAGACGCCGCCCAAGGAAACACGCCTTTGCCGACTTTGATTCCTTCCGCCTTGGCTTGGGTTTCTGTCAGGCCAACCCATGCAACTTCTGGGTCTGTGTAAGCCACCGACGGAATCACGCGCGCATCAAAGAAACGTTTGTGTCCCGCGCACACCTCTGCGGCCACTTTGCCCTCGTGAACCGCCTTGTGGGCTAGCATCGGTTGGCCAACAACATCGCCAATCGCAAAGATATGTGGTTGGCCAGTACGTTGTTGATTATCAACAGAAATAAACCCACGTTCATCCACCGAAACACCAGCTTTTTCAGCGTCGATCAGCTTGCCGTTTGGCTTACGGCCGACGGCAACCAACACCTTATCAAAGGTGTCAGTGGTTTCGCCATTTGGCCCCTCCATTGTGACTTTAAGCCCCTTTTTCTGGGCTTCAATGCCAGTCACTTTGGTCTTGGTCAGGATGTTTTCGTAGCGGGTTTCGATGCGTTTATGCAGCGGTTTGACGATGTCTTTGTCAGCACCCGGAATAAGCTGATCCATGAATTCAACGATGGTGACTTTGGATCCCAATGCGTCGTACACGGTTGCCATTTCAAGGCCGATGATACCGCCGCCCAAAACCAAGAGCCGCTTAGGCACATCTGCCAATTCCAACGCGCCAGTTGAATCAATGACGCGTTCGTCGTCGTGCGGGATAAAGGGCAAGGTGACTGGCACAGAACCCGCGGCGATGATACATTGATCAAAGCTGACAGTTGATTTAACGCCGTCGTTGTCGACCTCAATCATGTTTGGCCCGGTGAATTTACCATAGCCATTTACAACCTGAACTTTGCGAGCCTTTGCAAGGCCACCCAATCCGCCAGTCAATTGATTCACAACGCTTTCTTTCCATCCGCGTAAAGCGTCTAGATCGACTTTCGGTTTTGTGAATTTGATCCCAAAGTGGCCCATTTCCTCAGCTTCGCTGATAACTTTTGCGCCATGCAACAAAGCTTTGGATGGGATACAACCGACATTTAGGCAAACACCACCGAGGTTGCTGTCCTTTTCGATCAGAACAACTTTCTTGCCCAAATCCGCTGCGCGGAAAGCGGCCGTATAGCCACCGGGGCCAGAACCCAGAACTACCACTTCGGCATGTACGTCACCGGGACCAGTTGCAGAACCTGTGGCCGCCACAGCGGTTGGCGCTGCTGGGGCCACTGGTGTCGCTTTTGCTGATGGTGCCGCAGAGTCTTGGGTCTCAAGGACCAAGATCAAAGAGCCTTCGGCAACATTGTCGCCCTCAGCCACTTTGATTTCTTTGACCACACCCGCGGCAGGCGAGGGTACTTCCATGGTCGCCTTGTCTGATTCCAATTCGATCAAGGCATCCTCTGCGGCGACGGTGTCGCCCACAGAGACCAAGATTGAAACAACAGGAACGGCGTCAAAATCACCGATATCAGGTACTTTTACATCCATTGTTCAAGTCCCTTTATAGCATCAGTCGACGCACATCGCCGAGCAGGTGTTTCAATGTTGCACAGAAACGTGCGGCCAGTGCGCCATCGATGGCACGGTGGTCATAAGACATAGACAGCGGCTGCATCAAACGTGGTTCAAATTCGCTGCTTTCCTTGTTCCAAACCGGGGCCATTTTGGACCGCGTCAGACCCAAAATTGCAACTTCTGGCGCATTCACAATTGGGGTGAATGACGTGCCACCAATGCCGCCTAGTGATGAGATGGTGAATGTCGCGCCGGACATATCATCGCCCTTCAACTTGCCATCGCGCGCTTTAGCAGACAATTCCATCAGGTCTTTGGAAATCTCTACAATGCCTTTGCGATCGGCATCTTTGATCACTGGCACCATCAGTCCATTGGGCGTATCTGCCGCAAAACCAA is a window of Cognatishimia sp. WU-CL00825 DNA encoding:
- the lpdA gene encoding dihydrolipoyl dehydrogenase, which produces MDVKVPDIGDFDAVPVVSILVSVGDTVAAEDALIELESDKATMEVPSPAAGVVKEIKVAEGDNVAEGSLILVLETQDSAAPSAKATPVAPAAPTAVAATGSATGPGDVHAEVVVLGSGPGGYTAAFRAADLGKKVVLIEKDSNLGGVCLNVGCIPSKALLHGAKVISEAEEMGHFGIKFTKPKVDLDALRGWKESVVNQLTGGLGGLAKARKVQVVNGYGKFTGPNMIEVDNDGVKSTVSFDQCIIAAGSVPVTLPFIPHDDERVIDSTGALELADVPKRLLVLGGGIIGLEMATVYDALGSKVTIVEFMDQLIPGADKDIVKPLHKRIETRYENILTKTKVTGIEAQKKGLKVTMEGPNGETTDTFDKVLVAVGRKPNGKLIDAEKAGVSVDERGFISVDNQQRTGQPHIFAIGDVVGQPMLAHKAVHEGKVAAEVCAGHKRFFDARVIPSVAYTDPEVAWVGLTETQAKAEGIKVGKGVFPWAASGRSLSLGRSEGLTKVLFDEDGDRVIGAGIVGPNAGDLIAEVALAIEMGADAVDLGHTIHPHPTLSETVNFAAEMFEGTITDLMPPKKRK